A genomic window from Winogradskyella sp. J14-2 includes:
- a CDS encoding nucleotide sugar dehydrogenase has translation MKISKICCIGAGYVGGPTMAVIAKKNPNIQVTIVDINAERIAAWNDKDVSKLPIYEPGLAEIVAETRGKNLFFSTEIDKAIDESEMIFISVNTPTKTYGKGKGMAADLKYVELCARNIADVAKTDKIVVEKSTLPVRTAQAIKSILHNTGSDVKFDILSNPEFLAEGTAIQDLLNPDRVLIGGESEEAIEALANIYGSWVPQDQILRTNVWSSELSKLTANAFLAQRISSINAISELCERTEADVSEVARAIGMDSRIGSKFLNASIGFGGSCFQKDILNLVYIARSYGLNEVADYWEQVIILNDHQKRRFSDNLISTLYNTVSGKKIAMLGWAFKKDTNDTRESAAIYVADHLLNEQANIAVYDPKVPSNKVYSDLNYLQTRSEEENKDLVETFDNPYDVVRDAHAIAIMTEWDEFKTYDWKKIFDLMKKPAFIFDGRNILNKDDMTAIGFEYSSIGK, from the coding sequence ATGAAAATTTCAAAAATTTGCTGTATTGGAGCTGGATATGTAGGAGGACCTACAATGGCAGTAATCGCTAAAAAAAATCCTAACATACAAGTTACAATTGTAGATATAAACGCAGAGCGCATTGCTGCATGGAATGATAAAGATGTTTCAAAGTTACCTATCTACGAACCAGGTCTAGCTGAAATAGTTGCCGAAACCAGAGGGAAAAACTTATTCTTTTCAACAGAAATTGATAAAGCTATCGATGAATCTGAAATGATTTTTATATCGGTTAACACTCCAACCAAAACTTATGGTAAGGGAAAAGGTATGGCTGCCGATTTAAAATATGTAGAGCTATGTGCAAGAAATATTGCAGATGTAGCTAAAACAGATAAAATTGTAGTTGAAAAATCTACCCTACCTGTAAGAACAGCTCAAGCCATTAAAAGTATATTACACAACACAGGAAGCGACGTAAAGTTTGATATTTTATCAAACCCTGAATTCCTGGCAGAGGGCACAGCTATCCAAGATTTATTAAACCCTGACAGAGTATTAATTGGTGGAGAATCTGAAGAAGCTATTGAGGCTTTGGCTAACATTTACGGTAGTTGGGTTCCTCAAGATCAGATTCTAAGAACCAACGTATGGTCTTCTGAGTTATCAAAACTAACAGCAAACGCATTTTTAGCACAGCGTATTTCTTCAATTAATGCCATCTCTGAGTTATGTGAAAGAACCGAAGCAGATGTAAGTGAAGTTGCAAGAGCAATAGGTATGGACTCTAGAATTGGTTCTAAATTCTTAAATGCATCTATTGGTTTTGGTGGATCTTGTTTTCAAAAAGATATTTTAAACCTTGTTTATATTGCCCGAAGCTACGGGCTCAACGAGGTTGCAGATTACTGGGAACAAGTCATTATATTAAATGACCACCAAAAAAGAAGATTCTCAGATAATTTAATCAGTACATTATATAATACGGTATCTGGTAAAAAGATTGCCATGTTAGGCTGGGCATTTAAGAAAGACACCAATGATACAAGAGAATCAGCAGCAATATATGTAGCAGACCACTTACTTAACGAGCAAGCCAATATTGCAGTATATGACCCAAAGGTACCAAGTAACAAGGTGTATAGTGATTTAAATTACTTACAAACCCGCTCAGAAGAAGAAAACAAAGATTTAGTGGAAACTTTTGATAATCCTTATGATGTGGTTAGAGATGCTCACGCCATTGCTATTATGACTGAGTGGGATGAGTTTAAAACCTACGACTGGAAAAAGATTTTTGACCTTATGAAAAAACCGGCTTTCATTTTTGATGGTAGAAATATACTTAACAAAGATGACATGACTGCAATAGGTTTTGAGTACTCTTCCATCGGGAAGTAA
- a CDS encoding MBOAT family O-acyltransferase, protein MLFNSLEFFIFLPIVFALYWLIGNKRIKQQNLLIAVSSYVFYGWWDWRFLFLILFSSLVDYTIGLKLNSENKTSKRKTLLWISICVNLGFLGFFKYYNFFVDSLIDSFTFFGGQLSINTLNIILPVGISFYTFQTLSYTIDVYNRKLEPTKDFIAFMAFVSFFPQLVAGPIERATNLLPQFHKKRTFIYSNAVDGLRQVIWGLFKKVVIADNCATYANMIFNNQQEYSGSTLLLGAFFFAFQIYGDFSGYSDIAIGISRLFGFNLKRNFAFPYFSRDIAEFWRRWHISLSTWFRDYLYIPLGGSRGGTKMKIRNTFIIFIVSGFWHGANWTFVVWGALNAIYFLPLLLLNKNRVNTNLVAEGKYLPTIREVFQMATTFFITLIAWVFFRADNVTNAFLYIKDMFTTSLFTTPEVFPTTILGLLALFLAIEWLGRSGEYAIQKVDFINKPLRWGFYMVLIILMFIFTGEQQEFIYFQF, encoded by the coding sequence ATGCTTTTTAATTCCTTAGAATTTTTCATTTTTTTACCAATAGTTTTTGCTTTGTATTGGCTTATTGGTAATAAACGTATAAAGCAGCAAAATTTATTGATTGCCGTTTCTAGCTATGTGTTTTACGGCTGGTGGGATTGGCGATTTTTGTTTTTGATTTTATTCAGTTCCCTTGTTGATTATACTATTGGACTTAAGCTTAATTCTGAAAACAAAACCTCTAAACGCAAAACTCTTCTATGGATTAGCATCTGCGTTAATCTAGGTTTCCTCGGTTTCTTTAAATACTACAACTTCTTTGTTGACAGTCTTATAGATTCGTTTACATTTTTCGGCGGACAATTAAGTATCAACACACTCAATATCATTCTTCCTGTTGGTATTAGTTTCTACACCTTTCAGACCTTAAGTTATACCATAGATGTGTACAATAGAAAATTAGAGCCAACCAAAGATTTTATAGCTTTTATGGCTTTTGTGAGCTTTTTTCCTCAGTTGGTTGCCGGACCTATTGAAAGAGCTACTAACCTATTGCCTCAATTTCACAAAAAAAGAACGTTTATATACAGTAATGCTGTTGATGGCTTAAGACAAGTAATTTGGGGATTATTTAAAAAGGTTGTTATTGCCGATAATTGCGCTACATATGCCAATATGATTTTTAATAATCAGCAGGAGTATTCTGGAAGTACACTTTTATTAGGAGCATTTTTCTTCGCTTTTCAGATTTATGGTGACTTCTCTGGGTATTCAGATATTGCTATTGGTATTTCGCGCCTATTTGGTTTTAACCTTAAACGCAACTTTGCTTTCCCATACTTCTCTAGAGATATTGCAGAATTTTGGAGACGTTGGCACATATCCTTGTCAACATGGTTTAGAGATTACTTATACATTCCGCTGGGAGGCAGCAGAGGTGGAACAAAGATGAAAATTAGAAATACCTTTATAATTTTTATTGTAAGTGGATTTTGGCATGGTGCCAATTGGACTTTTGTGGTTTGGGGTGCATTAAATGCCATATACTTTTTACCCCTCCTTCTTTTAAATAAGAATAGAGTAAATACAAACTTGGTTGCTGAAGGTAAATATTTACCAACAATAAGGGAGGTCTTCCAAATGGCTACTACATTTTTTATAACCTTAATTGCATGGGTGTTTTTTAGAGCAGATAATGTAACAAATGCATTTTTATACATTAAAGACATGTTTACAACATCATTATTTACAACACCTGAAGTTTTTCCAACAACAATATTAGGTTTATTGGCATTGTTCTTAGCCATTGAGTGGTTAGGGAGATCTGGTGAGTATGCCATTCAAAAAGTTGATTTTATAAATAAACCTTTAAGATGGGGTTTTTATATGGTACTAATAATCTTAATGTTTATTTTCACTGGTGAACAACAAGAGTTTATTTATTTCCAGTTTTAA
- the tsaE gene encoding tRNA (adenosine(37)-N6)-threonylcarbamoyltransferase complex ATPase subunit type 1 TsaE → MHNIELTYHLKNIDAVALDVFKHLKSKIILFNGEMGAGKTTFINALLKTMDSGDIATSPTFSIVNEYTLPNDKIFHFDFYRIETIEEAYNFGVEDYLYSEHWLFIEWPDRIEQLLPENAQTITITKIDNNTRSLKLTINEKLLTENNAMTDSKF, encoded by the coding sequence GTGCATAATATTGAGTTAACATATCATTTAAAAAACATAGATGCAGTAGCATTAGATGTATTCAAACATTTAAAGTCTAAAATCATTTTATTTAATGGAGAAATGGGAGCTGGCAAAACAACATTTATTAACGCTTTGCTAAAGACAATGGACAGTGGTGACATTGCCACGAGTCCTACATTTTCTATCGTTAACGAATATACATTACCAAATGATAAAATTTTTCACTTTGATTTCTACAGAATAGAAACAATTGAAGAAGCTTACAATTTTGGGGTAGAAGACTATTTATATAGTGAGCACTGGCTATTTATAGAATGGCCAGACCGAATAGAACAACTACTACCAGAAAATGCACAAACTATTACTATTACTAAGATAGATAATAACACAAGATCCCTCAAATTAACTATAAACGAGAAACTTTTAACCGAAAATAACGCTATGACAGACTCGAAATTTTAG
- a CDS encoding alanine dehydrogenase → MSKSLSPFTKAQLLPQEETLEVFKKKGELFIGIPKETHFQESRVCLTPDAVSALTANGHRVLFESGAGEGANFKDKDYSEAGAEVTKDTAKVYSCPMVLKVEPPSLDEIALINPQTILISALQIKTQSKSYFEALAKKRITALAFEYIKDDDGAYPAVRSLSEIAGTASILIASELLSNVNGGNGLMMGNINGVPPTEVLILGAGTVGEFAARSAMGLGANIKIFDSSITKLRCIQNNLGRSVYTSTMQPKNLLKALKRCDVAIGAVRGTNRSPVVVTETMVEHMKPGSVIIDVSIDMGGCFETSEVTTHDHPTFDHNGVIHYCVPNIPARYSRTASVSISNIFTPYLLEIGEHGGLENALRFDRGLKNGLYFYHGILTNKSVAEWFGLDYNDANLLIF, encoded by the coding sequence ATGAGTAAATCTTTATCACCGTTTACAAAGGCCCAATTACTACCTCAAGAAGAAACCTTAGAAGTTTTTAAGAAAAAAGGGGAACTTTTTATTGGGATACCCAAAGAAACCCATTTTCAAGAAAGTCGTGTTTGTCTTACACCAGATGCAGTTTCTGCATTAACAGCAAATGGCCATCGCGTTTTATTTGAGTCTGGTGCTGGGGAAGGAGCCAATTTTAAAGACAAAGATTACAGTGAAGCTGGTGCAGAAGTTACCAAAGATACAGCAAAGGTCTACTCCTGCCCTATGGTTTTAAAAGTTGAGCCACCCTCATTAGATGAAATAGCACTCATTAACCCACAAACTATACTTATTTCGGCACTACAAATAAAAACGCAAAGCAAATCATATTTTGAGGCCTTGGCAAAAAAACGGATTACAGCACTAGCTTTTGAATATATTAAAGACGATGATGGAGCCTATCCAGCCGTGCGCTCTCTCAGCGAAATTGCTGGTACTGCTTCTATACTTATTGCATCAGAGCTGTTATCTAACGTAAATGGTGGTAACGGCCTAATGATGGGTAACATTAATGGTGTGCCACCAACAGAAGTGCTTATACTAGGTGCTGGTACGGTTGGAGAATTTGCAGCGCGTTCTGCAATGGGCCTTGGTGCCAACATAAAGATTTTTGATAGCTCCATAACTAAACTCCGTTGTATTCAAAATAATTTAGGTAGGTCTGTCTATACGTCTACCATGCAACCAAAAAATTTATTAAAAGCACTAAAGCGTTGCGATGTTGCTATTGGTGCTGTTAGAGGCACCAATCGTTCGCCTGTTGTGGTTACAGAGACTATGGTAGAACACATGAAACCCGGTTCTGTTATCATAGATGTTAGTATAGATATGGGAGGTTGTTTTGAAACCAGTGAAGTTACCACTCACGATCACCCTACATTTGATCACAATGGCGTAATACATTATTGTGTACCTAATATACCTGCTAGATATTCTAGAACTGCTTCGGTATCCATTAGCAATATTTTTACCCCTTATCTTCTTGAAATAGGTGAGCATGGTGGATTAGAAAATGCTTTACGTTTTGATAGAGGATTAAAAAATGGATTGTACTTTTACCATGGTATTTTAACTAACAAATCTGTGGCAGAATGGTTTGGTTTGGATTATAACGATGCTAACCTATTAATCTTCTAA
- a CDS encoding NAD-dependent epimerase — protein MKILVTGAAGFIGFFTSKVLLEKGYEVVGLDNINDYYDVNLKFSRLGELGINKSDAENFNNLCKSTNDKFSFVRMNLEDREALPKLFKQEKFDVVCNLAAQAGVRYSLENPETYIDSNLVGFLNILECCRHNDIKHLVYASSSSVYGLNEKIPFSTEDNVDHPISLYAATKKSNELMAHTYSHLFKIPTTGLRFFTVYGPWGRPDMAMFLFTDAIVNDRPIKVFNHGKMERDFTYIDDIVEGVVRICEKPTKERLDTKTLYKVYNIGNNNSVKLLDFIKEIEFNLGKEADKNMMPIQPGDVEKTWADVGQLIKDYDYRPNTSIKEGVKSFVNWYKSYYNK, from the coding sequence ATGAAAATTCTTGTAACTGGAGCTGCAGGATTCATTGGCTTTTTTACATCAAAAGTACTACTAGAAAAAGGTTATGAAGTTGTAGGTCTAGATAATATCAATGATTATTATGATGTTAATCTTAAATTTTCGAGATTAGGAGAATTAGGAATTAACAAAAGTGACGCTGAAAATTTCAATAATCTGTGTAAAAGTACAAATGATAAATTTTCATTTGTAAGAATGAATCTTGAAGACCGAGAAGCATTACCAAAACTTTTTAAACAAGAAAAATTTGATGTGGTGTGTAACCTAGCTGCACAAGCTGGTGTTAGATATAGCCTTGAAAATCCTGAAACCTACATAGACTCTAACCTAGTTGGCTTTTTAAACATACTTGAGTGTTGTAGGCACAACGATATAAAACACTTAGTATATGCTAGTAGTTCTAGTGTTTATGGGTTAAACGAAAAAATACCATTTTCAACAGAAGATAATGTAGATCACCCTATTAGCTTATATGCTGCTACTAAAAAGAGTAATGAGCTAATGGCACATACATACAGTCATTTATTCAAAATCCCAACTACAGGACTACGCTTTTTTACCGTATATGGCCCTTGGGGAAGACCAGATATGGCTATGTTTTTATTTACCGACGCTATTGTAAATGATAGACCTATAAAAGTGTTTAACCACGGAAAGATGGAGCGCGATTTTACGTATATAGATGATATTGTAGAAGGCGTTGTGCGTATTTGCGAAAAACCAACAAAGGAGCGTTTAGACACAAAAACACTATATAAAGTTTACAACATAGGAAATAATAACTCAGTAAAACTCTTAGACTTTATAAAAGAAATTGAATTTAATCTAGGTAAAGAAGCCGATAAAAACATGATGCCAATACAACCAGGTGATGTAGAAAAAACGTGGGCAGATGTAGGGCAACTTATTAAAGACTATGATTACAGACCTAATACCTCTATAAAAGAAGGAGTTAAATCATTTGTTAATTGGTATAAATCATATTACAACAAGTGA
- a CDS encoding glycosyltransferase family 4 protein, whose product MNTKKKHIAFVIGALSPGGAERVITNLSNNLIEDFKVTIITFIESDPFYALNDSVNVISCFKELTNPKSFLGSLKLNYAILKKVSKITKQEKVDLLIGFITQANIKAVLAAKLNRIPCLISERNDPLKNDIPRFWVILRKYIYPKADCLIVQTEKVKQVYERLIKKTEMEVLPNPISTELSKLRKEYSADRENIILSVGTFNNDKRQERIIDAFYKLQLSNWQLLLIGEGPNESKLKALIKELNLEDKVTMLPKIKNVHDYYNKASIFAFASKAEGFPNVLLEAMHFGLPSLSTDCNYGPSELITNGENGFLAPVDDQDAFVDYLEKLVDNKALRLSFSKESKKTTENFLDTHVTSSWRDLISKHLS is encoded by the coding sequence TTGAATACCAAAAAAAAACATATTGCTTTTGTTATTGGTGCTCTAAGTCCTGGCGGTGCAGAACGTGTTATAACTAACCTAAGTAATAATTTAATTGAAGATTTTAAGGTAACCATAATTACTTTTATTGAATCAGATCCGTTTTATGCCTTAAACGATTCTGTTAATGTAATTTCTTGTTTTAAAGAGTTAACAAATCCAAAATCCTTTTTAGGTTCATTAAAATTAAATTATGCCATTCTCAAAAAAGTAAGCAAAATTACAAAACAAGAGAAGGTAGATTTACTTATAGGTTTTATTACGCAAGCAAATATTAAAGCGGTTTTAGCTGCAAAACTTAATAGAATACCTTGTCTAATAAGCGAGCGCAATGATCCTTTAAAAAATGATATACCTAGATTTTGGGTAATACTTCGTAAATATATTTACCCAAAGGCAGATTGCCTAATTGTACAAACCGAGAAAGTGAAGCAGGTTTATGAACGTTTGATAAAAAAAACAGAAATGGAAGTGCTGCCAAATCCTATATCTACAGAACTTTCTAAATTACGAAAAGAATATAGTGCAGATAGAGAGAACATTATTTTATCTGTCGGTACATTTAATAATGATAAGAGACAAGAAAGAATTATAGATGCTTTTTATAAACTTCAGTTAAGCAATTGGCAATTGCTATTAATTGGAGAAGGACCAAATGAATCTAAATTAAAAGCATTGATTAAGGAATTGAACCTCGAAGATAAAGTAACCATGTTACCCAAAATAAAGAATGTTCATGATTATTATAATAAAGCTTCAATCTTTGCCTTTGCTTCAAAAGCAGAAGGATTCCCTAACGTATTGCTAGAAGCTATGCACTTTGGCCTGCCTTCATTGTCTACAGATTGTAATTATGGACCCTCAGAATTAATTACAAACGGAGAAAATGGTTTTTTAGCACCAGTAGATGATCAAGATGCGTTTGTAGATTACTTAGAAAAACTCGTTGATAATAAAGCCTTGAGATTATCTTTTTCTAAAGAATCCAAAAAAACAACCGAAAACTTTTTGGATACTCATGTAACTTCAAGTTGGAGAGATTTAATATCAAAGCACTTGTCTTAA
- a CDS encoding HD domain-containing protein, with the protein MKSNNKLKIFNDPIYGFITIPNSLIFDLIEHKYFQRLRRITQMGLSYLVYPGAHHTRFHHALGSMHLMQKTINVLRFKGVAISKEEENGLLIAILLHDIGHGPFSHAMEHSIVNDISHEEISLQFMKKLNKEFNGSLTLAISIFKGEYPRKFMCQLISSQLDMDRADYLKRDSFYTGVAEGNINSERLITMLNVVDDELVVEEKGIYSVEKFLVARRFMYWQVYLHKTGIVAEQLLTRILKRAKELVQQGEHLQCSEPLNYFLISEVNSFNSNTLEIFSNLDDYDIVAAMKSWRNHTDFVLSNLCQMIVDRDLLKIKIKNKPIKTADLLTHNKALVDKYDISKEEADYFVFSGEITNLAYQSKKQHINIQLKSGKIKDIVKASDQLNLKALSKPVTKYYMCYPKKKM; encoded by the coding sequence TTGAAGTCTAATAATAAACTTAAAATATTTAACGATCCAATTTACGGATTTATTACGATTCCTAATTCCTTAATTTTTGATCTTATTGAGCATAAATACTTTCAGAGATTGCGTCGTATAACGCAAATGGGATTGTCTTATTTGGTATATCCAGGCGCACATCATACACGTTTTCATCATGCATTAGGTAGTATGCATTTAATGCAAAAAACCATCAATGTACTTCGTTTTAAAGGTGTTGCAATCTCTAAAGAAGAAGAAAATGGACTTTTAATTGCTATTTTACTGCACGACATTGGTCACGGCCCTTTTTCTCATGCTATGGAACATAGTATTGTAAATGACATTTCGCATGAAGAGATTTCACTTCAATTTATGAAAAAACTCAATAAAGAGTTTAACGGAAGTTTAACGTTAGCCATTTCTATATTTAAAGGTGAGTATCCTCGAAAGTTTATGTGCCAGCTTATATCTAGCCAATTAGACATGGACAGAGCAGACTACCTTAAGCGGGATAGCTTTTATACAGGTGTTGCAGAAGGAAATATAAACAGTGAACGTTTAATTACCATGCTCAATGTAGTAGATGATGAGTTGGTTGTAGAAGAAAAAGGAATCTACAGTGTAGAAAAGTTTTTGGTAGCAAGACGATTTATGTATTGGCAAGTATATTTGCATAAAACAGGTATTGTTGCAGAGCAGTTGCTCACAAGGATTTTAAAAAGAGCAAAAGAGTTAGTTCAGCAAGGAGAACACTTACAATGTAGTGAGCCCTTAAATTACTTTTTAATTTCAGAAGTAAACAGTTTTAATAGTAATACATTAGAGATATTTTCTAATCTCGATGACTATGATATTGTTGCCGCCATGAAATCATGGAGAAATCATACGGATTTTGTTCTAAGTAACCTATGCCAAATGATTGTTGATAGAGATCTGTTGAAAATAAAAATAAAAAACAAACCTATTAAAACCGCAGATTTACTAACGCACAACAAGGCGTTAGTGGATAAATATGATATCTCAAAAGAAGAAGCAGACTATTTTGTTTTTAGTGGTGAGATAACCAATTTAGCCTATCAGAGTAAAAAGCAACACATTAATATTCAATTAAAATCCGGAAAAATAAAAGATATAGTCAAAGCTTCAGACCAACTCAATCTAAAAGCGCTTAGTAAACCTGTTACCAAATATTATATGTGTTACCCTAAAAAGAAAATGTAA
- a CDS encoding O-antigen ligase family protein — MRILKYVCFSLILLNIPSVSLTAFGGGVGSLMSYLTILSLTLYYFFGKKTRPNWWLIIISILFFMIGGFQFIGLTSGFIFDTIKYFIYLICAYEMVKNISVSEYNVFLLIGSATIILEAILFTSDYGRYSGFYIKPNEAGFICITGYATTYGLKNVGTKLIGQFIFTLAGLLTFSRTFIVIWLLINVISLKISIKNIKIFGLGFLIIGTLFFIDEVVGLNNPRFDQLKGIVNNENVSTEELSEDSREDTWAKFYDKILDSPFIGSGYGSFSGKEGHGKGVHNSFLAIIGEAGILPFILFVIYIGYLIVMSVVYFNKKPNLIMQIIALSLFLMANHNFFTFYYVSFAAMWIQYQIEAAKNEEEADESEEEEILVTS; from the coding sequence ATGAGAATTTTAAAGTACGTATGCTTTAGTTTAATATTACTCAATATACCATCTGTATCCCTTACTGCTTTTGGTGGTGGCGTGGGTAGTTTAATGAGCTATCTAACAATTCTATCACTCACTTTATATTATTTCTTTGGAAAAAAAACACGCCCTAACTGGTGGCTTATCATAATATCCATTTTATTCTTTATGATAGGAGGGTTTCAGTTTATTGGATTGACCTCAGGGTTTATTTTTGACACTATTAAATATTTTATTTATCTCATCTGTGCTTATGAAATGGTTAAAAATATAAGTGTCTCAGAATATAATGTTTTCTTGTTGATTGGATCAGCCACCATAATATTAGAGGCCATTTTATTTACTAGTGATTATGGAAGGTATAGTGGGTTCTATATAAAACCAAATGAGGCTGGTTTTATATGTATTACAGGTTATGCCACAACCTATGGTCTAAAAAACGTTGGTACTAAACTTATAGGGCAATTTATATTTACATTGGCAGGATTATTAACTTTTTCAAGAACGTTTATAGTTATCTGGCTTTTAATTAATGTTATATCACTAAAAATCAGTATAAAGAACATTAAAATCTTTGGTCTCGGATTTTTAATTATTGGTACACTTTTCTTTATAGATGAAGTTGTAGGACTTAATAATCCTAGGTTCGACCAACTAAAAGGCATAGTTAATAATGAAAATGTATCTACCGAAGAATTGAGTGAGGATTCTAGGGAAGACACATGGGCTAAGTTTTATGATAAAATTTTAGACTCACCTTTTATTGGTAGTGGTTATGGATCTTTTTCTGGAAAAGAAGGGCATGGAAAAGGCGTGCACAATTCATTTCTTGCTATCATTGGCGAAGCTGGGATTTTACCTTTTATTCTATTTGTAATTTATATAGGTTACCTTATTGTGATGAGCGTGGTATACTTTAATAAAAAGCCAAATCTAATAATGCAGATTATTGCTTTGTCATTGTTTTTAATGGCCAACCATAACTTCTTCACATTTTATTATGTTTCATTTGCCGCAATGTGGATTCAATATCAAATTGAGGCTGCGAAAAACGAAGAAGAAGCCGATGAAAGTGAGGAGGAAGAAATATTAGTAACCTCATAA
- a CDS encoding PglZ domain-containing protein — MNNINILWVDDEIDLLKPHILFLEQRHYSVTKCKSGTEALDIINDTNFDIVFLDENMPGLTGLETLNEIKERRPNLPVVMITKSEEEYIMEEAIGSKIADYLIKPVNPNQILLSLKKNLDHSRLVSEKTTSNYQQEFRKIAMDLSMVNTYEEWAELYQKLIYWELQLEDIEDIGMTAILESQKTEANLQFGKFIEKNYEQWFQPNTDAPVMSHTLFKEKVVSELNNKQPTLMIVIDNLRYDQWKAFEPIVNNYYKKTSELSFYSILPTATQYARNAIFSGLMPADMEKLYPNYWKNDTDEGGKNLHEDDFLREQLKRLGLSHINYEYHKITNLKSGKKLVENFRNLKNNDLSVIVYNFVDMLSHSKTEMEVVKELASNNKAYRSLTQSWFKNSPLLEMIQLSQQLGFKLILTTDHGTINVKAPSKVIGDRDTSLNLRYKTGRSLTYQDKDVLAVKDPKSIHLPSLTMSSSFIFAKGDLFLAYPNNYNHYVSYYRNTYQHGGVSLEEMIIPFVVLDPK; from the coding sequence ATGAACAACATAAATATTCTGTGGGTAGATGACGAAATTGACTTATTAAAGCCTCACATACTTTTTTTAGAACAACGACATTATAGCGTAACAAAATGCAAGAGTGGTACAGAGGCTTTAGATATTATTAATGATACTAATTTTGACATTGTTTTTTTAGATGAAAACATGCCTGGACTTACTGGCCTAGAGACACTTAATGAAATTAAGGAGCGTCGCCCAAACCTTCCTGTTGTAATGATCACTAAGAGTGAGGAAGAATACATTATGGAGGAAGCTATAGGAAGTAAAATTGCCGATTACCTTATAAAGCCAGTGAACCCAAATCAGATTCTGTTGAGCTTAAAAAAGAATTTAGACCATTCGCGTTTAGTATCTGAAAAAACAACATCTAACTACCAACAAGAGTTTAGAAAAATTGCTATGGATTTGTCTATGGTGAATACTTACGAGGAGTGGGCAGAATTATACCAAAAACTAATATATTGGGAGCTTCAGCTAGAAGATATTGAAGACATAGGGATGACCGCTATTTTAGAGTCCCAAAAAACTGAGGCCAACCTTCAATTTGGAAAATTTATCGAAAAGAATTACGAACAATGGTTTCAGCCCAATACAGATGCGCCTGTAATGTCTCACACTTTATTTAAGGAAAAGGTCGTTTCAGAATTAAATAACAAACAACCAACACTAATGATTGTTATTGATAACTTGCGTTACGATCAATGGAAAGCCTTTGAGCCTATAGTCAATAATTATTATAAGAAAACATCAGAGCTATCCTTCTACAGTATCTTACCCACAGCGACACAATATGCCAGAAACGCTATATTTTCTGGACTTATGCCTGCGGACATGGAAAAGTTATATCCAAACTACTGGAAAAATGATACAGACGAGGGTGGCAAAAACCTTCACGAAGATGATTTTTTAAGAGAACAATTAAAACGCTTAGGGCTTAGTCATATTAACTATGAATACCATAAAATCACAAATTTAAAATCTGGTAAAAAACTAGTTGAAAACTTTAGAAATCTTAAAAACAACGATTTAAGCGTTATTGTGTATAATTTTGTAGATATGCTCTCGCATTCTAAAACAGAAATGGAAGTAGTGAAAGAACTGGCTTCTAACAATAAGGCATATCGATCTTTAACTCAAAGCTGGTTTAAGAACTCTCCATTATTAGAAATGATTCAACTATCGCAACAGTTAGGTTTTAAATTAATCCTTACAACAGACCATGGTACTATTAATGTAAAAGCACCTTCTAAAGTCATTGGAGACCGAGACACCAGCCTAAACTTAAGATATAAAACAGGTCGTAGCCTTACATATCAAGATAAAGATGTTTTAGCTGTTAAGGATCCCAAATCAATACATTTGCCATCTTTAACAATGAGTAGTTCATTTATTTTTGCTAAGGGAGATTTGTTTTTAGCGTATCCAAATAACTATAACCATTATGTCAGTTATTACAGAAACACCTATCAGCATGGTGGTGTTTCTTTAGAAGAAATGATTATCCCATTTGTAGTTTTAGACCCTAAATAA